The genomic window CCTGTCTACATTTCTCCCCATAAGAATGAAATGATGCTTTCTCCTCGGGAAAAGATTTTCTACTATTTCAGCAGCAGTCCTTCAAAGGTGAGAGCTATTTGAAATCTTAGATTCAATCTGCCCAGTGCTACAAAGGCTAAGTGTAGGTTAAGTGTCTCATACTGAACACTTAGAACTAATCATTAGTAACTGGGGAAAGCAGGGTAGCAGGTGCCCAACAACAAAAGACATTCTTAACTAATCATGGttttaatgaaataattctaAATTTGGTTATAGCgaagaattatagaatctcagagataGAATGGGCCACAGGGGCTATCTACCTGAGCAAGAATTCCTTCTACCATATAGCTTTTGTTTGAGGCTGTCCATTTGACCTTGGGaatacttctgtttttctttcatttacataAAACCAAATCTTCTTGTGCAgtttccttctatcacacctagTTCTTTCCTTtgaagtcaaacaaaataaaccaaagcCTTCTTTCCCATGACAACccattaaatatttgaaaagttatgATGTAGTCTCCCTTTaatcttttctctaggctaaaaatCCTCAGTTATTTCAATTGATCTGGCATTGCCATGATCTGGAGGCCTCTGACCATACTAATCAATTTCCTTTACAAAATGTCtggtgaacttttaaaaaaaaagttttgagaacTATATTTTGAGTATAAttgtcttcctttgtaatcctatatctTTTATgcctttataaacattattctgaagtGTCCATGTTTCACCAGATTTCCAAAGAGGTATTTATGACTCCTGCTCTTGATCCTTTATGCCTTACTGTCCTTAAAATGTAATACTCATACTGAGCATGGCCTTCTAAGTGTGGCCTGATAAGGGCAGAGCACAATGGGACCATCACTTCCCCAGTACTAAACATTGCTTGCTTATTATTAGTACAGCCCAAGACAGTTTGCTGTCTTAGCTGCCATATCATAGAAGTGATTCATTGATCTTGAAGTCCACTAAATCACTTAGATCTTTTCCATATGAACTATATAGCTATGCCTTCCGTCTTGTATTTGTGAGGATGATTTTTTTGAAACCAGGTGTAAGACTTTACACTGATCCTTTAGACTTTTCAGTGTTCCTTTGACTTCGTGTTGTAGTCTAAGCCAACCTTTCCAGCTGTAATAAGCATACTAGCTATAACTTTATCCAGGTCATTGATAAAACTGCTAAACACCACAGGGCCAAGTACAGATCCCTAGAGCACTTCACCAGAGACCACTTACCAAGTTAAAATTGAACTTCTTTGCAAAATTATTAACTGTTCCACTATATGGAAAATTGAAATCCCCATCACTCTTGTACTAGGCTCCCCAAACTCCTCAGTTACTACATCTTTCTACAAAGGCAGTATGAAGCATCATCCTATGATGACACACTACTTGTATCTGTCTCCATTGATAGTAACACAATTTCCTCTGATTCCTAGACTTGCTCATGAAATTTTGCTTAACACTtcacctccccttccccattctgtTCCTTTTGATTAGGGCATATCCTTTCAGAATCATACTTTAGTCAAGGGTCACAACATTACCAAATCTCAGATACATACAAGGCCTCTTTATACTAGAATCTGTAGTTCATGCTGTTTCTTATCTGTATTTTGTTGTATACTTTTTATAGACATATAAAACTAGTGCTTTGTTTTTAGCTGGTaccttttcttggattttttgtCTCATGATATCTACTGCCTCTCTTCCTATATTGTGGCTACTCCCATCTTATAGATTGGTGGATATACATTGGCAATTGTTTGCCTCACCCTTTCCTTTCAGTTAAATACCCCTTTGATTAGATTTTCAAGACATAAGGCAAATACATTCTTAGCATCCTTCATTAGGTATAGTCAGTCCTAGTCCAAGCATGTGTCATTCCTGTTTCAGGAATCTAATTTTGTTCTCAAACCAAAGTGCACAGTGTTATGCACTTTTCAGATCTGCCTCTTCTCAATCTCTTGCCTTTTGTGGGTAGTAGTGATGACAATACCACCTATGTCCCCAAGGTCTTCAGTTTCATGCTCAAGCATTTAGCATATTTAATTATCCTTTCTAGACTATCTGGTACTACCATTTGAGTACCCTGTACCACTAGAGGTGGGGTGGTAGTCATCTGATTTTTCTAAGTCCTAGAAATCTGTCACATCTTGCCAATGTACTTTGGGCAAACAGCACACATTTTTGTAGTGCTAGCAGGTTGACAATTATCTACTTCAGCATTCTCAGCAAGAAGTCACCATACCAACTGCTactacttttcttcctcccacttTTACTGAGTCCTTCTCCTGATAGCAATGTGGCTCCATATTATCATTCATTGAAGGATGAACAGCTGCTTCTTCAAAGCATTCAGTGTGTTTTGGGAAAGAACCTTCTTTTTCCGAGGTCTAGGTGTTCGGTGATGCTCCTTCCCTACATGACAGTCTTTCACCTACTGGTCAGGATTCTTTTCAGATTCTTTAATTGCACACTGCAGCTCTCTATTTTATTCAGGAACATTTCATTTTACTTGACCCAGAGAGGAGGACCTTGACCACCTCACTCTACCACCTTCACTTTTAGCAGGGAAATCAACCTGAACTTTTGAATATAGATACAAATCGTTTGACTGggacagaaataaaaatactacGTACATTGCTGAAAATTTCACCCTCCTTCCCCTACTTGATGGGAATGAGTTCCTTAATCTTTATTATTCTTGCAAATAGATCCCCTGTTTTAACTACTATGGCCCATTATGGAGTTCTCACTGTGCTTTACAGCTTGACAACCCCACCCAGCTTTCTCTGCCTTTCAGCTGGAGTAGTTTTCCAATGTTTTAAATCCTTCCAGGTCCCCCTGTGCCACCTTCAGTGACTGACCTTCACAACACTAAAGTCTTCTAAATCAGTTTCATAATTCTTTCACCTTCTCAAAGGTAGATTAAAAGCCAAAATATCTTAATAAGTAGGCTTGGAGGGTGttcttcctatccttccttccaCCCCACTATGTTTGTTTACCATTTATAAAGGTTTAAATTTGTGGGGGGTTTTCCTCACTGATTTTAACTGGACCTTTGATTAAACATCTTGTTACCAGGAATAATGTAAATTTACAAACCTCTGATATCATTAGCCCATTACAATGTCTTCTCCTATTTGTTAATGTAGAGGCTGAAAGAGATCAATAGTATGATACGAACTGGGGAAACTCCAACCAAGAAGAGAGGCATTCTTTTAGAAGATGGAAGTGAATCACCAGCTAAAAGGATTTGCCCAGAAAATCATACTGCCTTACTACGACGCCTACAAGATGTAGCTAATGACAGAGGGACCCATTAAGGTTAGTCCCTAGTATTGAAGCCGTCTTCTCAAAAATGATTGCAGCAGCAGCATTTAAGATATGCCAAAGTATGGGGCTTTCTCCCTTAATCTAGTCCAGCCAAACCGTCAAGTCTTGTTTAAAGAACTGAGATTCTTTTCCCAGCAGACTGTAGATCTCACACTTTGCTTATAAAGTATGTGTTCAGCCCAGCTGCCATACCCAAGAAGCTTTCTAATGTTATTTCCTCAAGTCTACATAGCCACAGTCCCTAGGGAAAGGCTACTTagcttccatattttcattctttgtaagaGATTTCCAGAGAAGTCTTTATGTAAACTTATTCCTATCTAAAGAATATTCTTCTTAGGAGcatttttaatgataattttaaaaagtagctaCTACACCAGGGAAGCTATATTTCAAACTCATTCCTCCCTATTCTGCATCACCCCAGACATGTACATAGTTGAAAGTTTTAGGGTAAATTGTTGCATGAATAAAGGATTTATGCAACCCTAAGGGAAaatggacagaaaagaaaaatattattgataAACTATCAAGAATTATTTAGTATGTCTCCTCTTCCCTTAAGAACTCTGTTACGTGGTgggcttttaaaaattcttgggcACTTTGCAGTGATTGTTTTATGTGTCTGTGCAATGTGTGAAAGTGAGCTTGTATAAGATATGGCACTTTAGGCTGTAAAAAGCATGGTTTTATAACCCAGATGAATTATTTTTTGCTGTATACTTGCAATGGCACTTTCTACAATGTGAACATTAAGTACAGGactttctccaggataaacattaaaaattctttttaatctgaccttttgtatttattttttaaaaaacaagcagTGTTTTAAAACTGTTAAGTTCGACAGTTGTGGGCGCTTGAATtcctttagcatttttttaaggTAGGGGAGTTCTAATTTTGCTTGATCTCAGAAATCAgtttaaaatgttcaaaatcaaGTTGACCTATTAGGTTAATCAGAAAAATTATGATCTCTCGCCTTTGGAGGTAgctattccaaaaaaaaaaaacaaacttgcagctattaatttaaaatttctaaatAGCTTTGGATATGCTGCCACTATACCTGACAtcttcaggtgaaaaaaaaaaactggatcgagttcagaatttatattttcattagttCAAACCTTTAGCGCTTACAAATTAAGGAGTATTAAATGCTAACAGCAGTTGAATGATATACCTTTATTAATCATTCCTGTTCAGTTTCAAAGTTGAATAATCTATTAGGAAGATATAATTCAGTTGTAAATTGAATTAGTATAAAACAAGTTACTAAGTAACTTCATACTGGTCTGAAATATGGAACTTTTAACACTGTTCAAATGGAATAGTgtctgtaaaaatatttataaaattgtcAAGATGCTTACCTATTGCTACTGtaattttgtatgaaaatattACAAGTGTATTTTTcaataaaagcatttataaacTGATCTTTGGATTCTTAGTTCTGTTGGGGAAAAAGGCAGGACATCCCTTGGGTTTAATTTATCCCCACATAATACAAAACAAATGACAAGAGAAAAAAGcagtaattttttccaatttattttgtcACTACTGAACACACATTAGTCACACTAGCAGAGCAGGCACCTCAGTGTCATGAAAATTACCTTTGACTCCATCAGGAACCTTTTATTTAAAGGTCCCCAAAAGAcataaccattaaaaaaaaatacaactgtaGTTTGCTTTGGGGAAAACAACACACCAAAAAAACTACAAATCATAGTGTTCTGGTCTCCTTTCATCAGACTAATGTGTGCTTCAGTGACAGTATCAGCTTGTAAATCAGTAAGACAGTAGGCTGACTAGCAGTCTCAGTTTATCTTTCACTTAAAAGTGCTCAGTTACTAAACCAGCTCTATATACAATTCCACATTCTAGCATATTTACAACTGAAACCATTGCTTTCAAGACCATTAGTGTTAAACTCTGTCTGCTATATTAGTTGAAATGAATGCAGCTTACCTTGCCTTCAGCATCAGATTTCCTGCTAATCATTCAGCCAATTAGGTTTTTAAAAAGGCTATttctgggaagaaaaataagtttaaaagcCCCTTCAAAAATCCCCAATAATTTGGAGTACTCAACTAGATAACCACCCTAAAGAAACTTCTAACAGAAATATTGCATTATTTAAAGAGAAGTCTTCCAAAATTCTGTTAGACCTAGATGTACATGTAAAACACCAAAAATCAGTCTTTGTTCGAGCAGTTTTACTCTTTACAGTCACGGCCATTGGTCAGCTTAACTAGTCCAGAGTCCAGCAGAAAAATTTCTTTCTGCTCTTCTCCCTTCACCAGCAGAAAAGTGCTCGGTGCACCAACATTCAGAAATTCGTTTAAGTTGTTactgttttctcctctttacTGAAAGGTTGCACTGAGCCAGGCTTTACCCACGACAGGCCAGCGACATGGAGGTTTTTACTATGCTGTTCTTCTGGCTTCTTCTAGGCATAATAAAAAAACAAggcattaaaaattaaagaagaggcaGGCAGAAACAGAAGCCtataacttttcattttttccccaagataTGGAATAGCAGGATCTCATTTTCTATAAGttattcaaaataagaaaaatgtaaaattaaatcCTGAGTTAGCCTCAGCTTACAGAGAACttagaaaaaatacatatttttgcaGGCAGAAACAGAAGCCTatagcttttcattttttccccaagataTGGAATAGCAGGATCTCATTTTCTGGAAAAAGttattcaaaataagaaaaatataaaattaaatcctGAGTTAGTCTGTTACAGAGAACTTAGAAAACATACATATTTTTAGGAATTAAATCTACCTACTTTCTGAGTCAGCATCTTCTCTCTAGCATCATCATGTACAGAGGGATTCCATGGAGAAAAACTTTGGGAAAGAAGattcaaggactttaaaaacttaATAAGTTTTATATGTCAGTTTTTCATTTGCTAGAACATTCATATTCTCAAGTGATATTCTAAAACcaatattctttccctccctcaggGATATAAGATTTCTGGAAAATAATTCTAAATGATGGACTTATTTACAGTGCCCTTTATACATCTAAAGCTACTGCTGGCTCAGGAACATAAAGATGTGTCATGATTGTTTGAGCATAACAGAACACCAAAATAATTGTCTGTCATTAACTAACTTCTTAACTAGTCCATGTTGGTTACCGTAGACATCTgtttgcatctgtaaaatgaaggagggatTAAATAATGTCTCAAGTATCACCTGGCTTTATATGAAATTTTTATGAGAGTGAAACTCAATGACTGcaaagcattatttgtaattgtTGAAATTATGTCAAAACTATCCCCTAATGCTGCACTGACATGGAGCTGACCCTGGATTCTAGAAGGCCATGCCAGTGGCAAGTCCTAACAAGCTGAAAGGCCACAAAGATAGGCTTGATGTCTGAGGTTAGAAAAGCATACCTAATGGTAACGAAATTTTTTCGATAGAAAAATGCATGAAAATATCTACTACAGTACAGAATACAAACATGGATGAAGTCACATATTttaaaggtgagatttgaaactaCAGAAGAAATGACCTAAGTCTTCAAAGAGGTGAACTTTCTCTTAGTTTATACTATATCTTCCCAAAATCCCCAATGTTCTGACTTGATGACACGATCAGTAACTGAAGGCCTATAAATATgcaaggtaccatagataattgATGCTGACTCTAGTATTTAccaaataaatggtaaaattttcAGATTCATGGAATCAAACCAGATTTATGACTTGTTTTTCTGCAAAATACATGACAATATGTGGTTTCCCACACAGAAGGTGGGGGGAACCCTATAGCTACCAGCGATTAAACATCACCTGCTAAGCCAAGGACAGAGTAATAAAGGAACAAATACCAAAGTATTCCACAGATGCTTTTAAAGTAGTGGGGGAAGGAAACAGCAcgggaaaaaggaggaaaaaagcatttacatGGTGCCTACCATGTAACAGGTAATTTTGTGGCTCATAGCTATGTGcttaactttacaaatattacctcttttgatcctcacaaccacctgtGGAGTTAGgtgttcttatccccattttacaggtgaagaaactaaggcacacaggttaaatatcttgcccagggtcatacagctagtacatgtctaaggctggatttgacttACTGACTCAATATAtacactacactacctagctgcctaaagtAGACAGCTGTCCTAGGACCACATGAGAACAACATGACAATGTAGTAATACAAAATGTCATTTATCTGCATCATATACTAACCTAATTGCATAGGGATCTTCTATTTTAGGCTGATCGAATAAATGAGTGGTACATAGTTGGACACTCTCAACcactttacttttaaaaagttgaacATCCTTTTCATACctacatttagaaaaaaaaattttcaactcAGTAAATATAGCTTAACACTCAATTTCATCATACAACATTGAAAAGGTTACATACAATACTGCAGCCTCAGGGTTCAAAGGGGTAGTTGTATCAATCTTGTAGAAAACTCGTCGTGCATACATCAGTACTTGCCAAATGTGATTATGGTTCCTCCTAAAAAAGGAATGGGAAGTTATTACCAAGGCTTTCTCATGCAATATTatatcattaagaaaaaaagtactAACCTCCATTTTGCAAATGCTCTCTTCACATCCAATTCACCTGAGATGGGATCAACTAGTGGGTGGAAAACGGGGATATCAAACACCAAGCGCTACATTTAAAGAGAAATGGCACAAATTAAAACATTAACATTTATCAGACCAGGAAGATAAAAAACATAGAATAATAAATCAGAAGAAGAATATCATTACACTCTTAAACTCAAGAAGAGCCGATGTGAGTATGGGAAACCATTATTACTTTTAGTGTTTTTCTTTTAAGCTAACGGTTGAGAAGTTTAAGGAAAACCACCATAAAAGGAAAGCCATCTTAGTGGAACAACTATTCTTCCCATCACATAGTAAATGTCCTACTGTAGTATCTCCGAGTAAGAGGAACATGCTGAGCTGAGCTCAGACAACCTCAGGACTGCAAGCAAcctctcaaaggccatctagtccaactcgtACTTAAATAACAATCTTTTCTACAATATATGAAATAAGTAGTCAGATTTCAAGTGAGGAATAAGGTGGCAGCTCTATCTACCATTTTTAGACTAATTTTAAGGACTTTTCCCTTTACATCATGCCAAAATCTGCTCTCTGCAACTACTCATTACTCTTACCTTAACCCCCTGAAACTAGCAGAGTAAGTCTGattccttttcaaatatttgaagttatGATATAACAAAGTAGTAAATACCACTTtgggataaaatggagataagctTTTTAGAAAACTGAAGCATTAAGGACTAAGTCAGGAAGTGAATAATTAGCCCTCAATAAGTCTACAAGCAACAACATGGATTGGTAGATACAAAGCTTCATACTACTTACTGGACAATCACCATCTGGGTAGTTATCTGGGATATAAACTGTAAACTTAAATACTCCATCTTGATAAAGTCCATTCCGTATGAATATTACTCCAAACCACACTGTCAAAGAAAAAGTTGtcttaaatttatatattaaaaaaaaaaaagtgaccctactggaaatgagaagaaagaatccATATCTTACTTAATGCAGAGCGGTAAGATGGCTGCACATAGACACCAGGCAACTTCTGCTTCACAACCAAGGTGCTGGAATGGAAGCATTAGATGGAAACATTAACTTATGTGAATATAAACTGCATTTACAGATGACAGCCTCACAGTCATCAGCTGGGCAAACACACCAGATGATTACCAACATACGGCAGTCACTGCCAGTATGACAGTGGTGAGTGAGGCCAAACTACACAGAAGAGGAGAAACAAACTCCTTGGTTAGCATGTGAACATGCCCATTGCTTTTGCATAACCAGGAGAGCACACATAGGTTTCAGTGCCCAACTAACTGGTTTACTTCCtaagtgggagaaaaaaacaaaataaatgaacatcACTGGGAGCAGCATgaactggaaaattatttcagattaagaaattagttcctgaatggaaaaatgaaaatgagtttaACTGATGACACTACCTCTCTCCAAAATGTTACACATCTGTGAACGAAATGACCTTCTAAGTTTAGTACACTGAACTAACTACTACCTTGCACAGAGtggaataaatacttgttgaaatgaataaattttaaaaaaataaaaaatagcaatTAATAAATCTTGGACATACTCATTCCAATTACATTTGGGATAATTACTATATTCAAGTGACTCTTGCTTTGTTTCAACATAAAAGcctgtatatatttacatacaaataTCCCCAAACAAGAAATTTACTTTAGTTTTAAAGATTAAAGAATTATGTCTTGGTATTTCCTATTTAGCTGACATTTTAAAGCTCATCACAACTCTTGAAAATTCGTAAGGTGCAAGAGACCAGCACTGGAATAAAAGTCAGttttaaatttgcaaagtgctcgATGAGAAGAGGTGCCATAAGAGTATAAGTTGCAAAGAGCTCCTCAAAATGAGATGCTAAGTCTAAGAAAACTGAAATCTATGGGCCTTGGTATGAACAGAACAGCTCATGCATGAATATGTAAAATACtagcctttaaaaattttttttttttaaatgaatacattTGCCTTCAAGAACCTCAGAGACCTATCCATatctaaggaaaagaaaagtcatgATCTGGTTTATTTACTTCCCCTTGCTgaccattcttttttctcttgtattCTATATCCTTAGCACCCAGCACAGTATGTGGCATATAGCAGGGGCTTGAGAAATGCTTGTTGGTGATTAAATTAAAGCACTGAGTACATGTAGGACCATGACAGACCACCCTGAGAAGGGTAACAATATCtagtgtcttttaaaaaattaaactgctAATTTCTTGAATTTCAGTAGGAAATAAGTTGCTTTCCCTTATTTTATTACTcttactatatatttttttcaatttcaacctgcttatatttaataaaaactatTTTGCAGTAATATGTTTATCAAATAGTTCATTTTCTAAGCATGTCAACAGGACAGTAACCACTCATAACTACCACAAGATTTGCCAGATCAAATGATTACCGTGTTCTAGCACAAAATAAAGATGTAGTCACCATAACAGATGTCTGTCTGTTCAACTCACTGCCTAGCTTCAAGAAACAATAATCTGATTATACAATATTACTAAGTCACACCCAATCACAATTACACTGGAATTTCAAGCATCAATCTAACTATTATATTACTGACAGGTTGTTTCAGTGCTCCTTAAATGATGGGTATAAATGAATGAACTCTTCATGGTTCCCCCTTAGGAccacagatctagagctggaaaagaactAAAGTTATCTAGTCCTTATTTTTagaaatagagaaactgagaccccaaaaaAAGTCCTTTGCCTGTAGTCCTAACAAGTAGTAAGAAAAAACCTGGGACCTGTGATTGTAAGTTCAATACACTTTCCACtgatcctcttctttctcctctctcttccaaaATAAACTGCTTCATTAGATTATAGGCTGAAAGAAGGCTATTAATGTTCTTCACAGGAATCTCCTATGTGAACAATGAATAACTTGAATCCTGTCTTAAAAGCCCAATAGAAAGGCATGCTAAAGGCAAATTTCTGCCCCATTAGCAACGACTAGAAAATTAACaacttttcttctaaattttatttcccagttacacacAAGCTCAACTAGAAGTGATTACATTTCATAGAGTCTATGTAGGTAACATAACACATACTTAGCTAAAAGGATATTATCACATCACTGGCAATAAAGTTTCAAGCACACATTCAGACTTATTTGCAAAAGATGTTAAAGGTTTTATGAGAACTACATTTAGCAATTTTCCCAAAACAATCTTCATTATTTACTTTTGGGCCCCCCCTTCAGAATTTAATCCAAATAGTTTGTGAAGAACATACAATTCAGCAAGAAGGGAATATTCCAAGTAGAATGGTCCATAAGAGGCATGTGTGCCATTTGTTGACTGCGCTGCAGGGGCAGGAGATGTAGGTTTAGTTATCGGCAGAGCATTTTTAGGAATAGAAGGCAGCTGTTTCTTTGGAGCAGTTCGTGGCGGACTAATTTTCAGGTCCCCAGTCACTGTCTTCTCTTCACCATCAGATCGCTATAAGAGACAGTTTTGAGAACATTTAGTAGAATGACTTCTCAGATATGCAATTTTAGTTCTATGATCTGAAAGTTAGGATTGggctttcacaaaattttaaggTTATaatcaaaaaaatatttaagatacCTGTGGGCAAGCAGGTTTTTTACAGTAAAAATTAAAAGttgaaataatttgaaattacattaaaaaaactttcctcacttcctcctccctccatcctttaaAAACCACTATTCCTGCAAGACTGACTATAAGGCAATGACACTGTCAAAAATGAGGACaaaagatgatttaaaattaTGGGCAACCTCAGTATAAATGGTTTAGTCATATTTTCCCATTAAGTTTGCTTTTAGTAgctgtaatatatatgtaatctATTActaaacattttatattctacCACCATTCAAAATCCAGATGACTTCTCCTATACTTAGATGGTACTAAAAGGCAAATAAGAAGCTGAACACTAAGTAAGTAGTTGGGAATGACTGAAATTAGTTACCACCTGATGATGTTGGGCACTCATGTTAGAGACAAAAGAGTGAAGTTAATTTCTCACTTGCCTGAGTCTGAATTTGATCCTGTTCCTAATGGGTAGGTTTCCACATTTTGAATATCACCAGGATAACTGTCACCCTTAGTCAAAGACAAAGGCCTAAATGAGTCATAGTGACTAAACTATTCAGCTCAGAGCTTCCTTGGGTCAGGTACCATCAAAGACTGAATTTTGGACAAAGTTAAAATCCTCCCTTAAGAGCATTATTGAATTTCATTCTGTTGAACAAGAGGGAATGAGTGAGGTCTCAAATTTTACAAGTCTTCAATTCTAAATCAAGTATGATAGGATCTACCAAGACTGATCTTTCCTCAGGATTCTCTAAACTTGCACTAAACTCCTACACATATAAAAAACTCCTCAAATATGTGCAATGAGTGGGTTTCGATTCAGTTGTGCGGTAGCTACCTAGTTGTTACATAAAATATGTAGATATGAGctagataatattttttaaattgtgacatcaattttttctctgtaaaacaCATTTATAATCACATTTAGTTACTACAAGATTTCTCCAATACAACTTTTTCATACAACTCTTAAAGGGGAGCTTTGTATTTTATGGTAGATTCTAATACAGTTCTCGGATATATaaagaaatagattttcataATAAATTAGTACGGTTTCACCTTGCGTGCAGAACCTGTAGACATGCTCCAGAAAGGGTTCATAACGTGTATTCCAAGCAAAGAAATTAAATCCTCTGTCATCAAACTGTCAAGCCCTCAAGATTCACTTTCCACCTTTAAAAAGGATAAGGAAAAAGACATCAATACAGATATTAAAGATTTCTGAAATagtcaagaattctgaaattaagaaataagtatttaattcaaattaaaaaatagcattttttccccaCTCAAAAGTCAGTTTGTAAAACAtgatcttttgtcatttttctttaatctgttaaaaattccacccccaccccctgctggcctcagtctctccctatcctatttattcattcattgttcAAACCACTTTTTCTCTAGGGAGAACGTGTCACCATGTATGTAGTGATATTGTGGTCCACTTCACATTTGTGCTAGACATAcaaaaaatatgtacattttagtttatttgtttgttataCAGCTATTAAAGTAAAATTGAGCACAGTCATGTAATTTAGGCACAAGCTGACTGATTCACTGCACTATAATTGTTatttaaacatttgttaaacatggGCCATCCCATTTCTGAATGTTTTCTCATTCAGAGAGATGTACAGTTAAAGGGTAATAATAACTATTCACATTTATAAGGTTTTGCAAGTGCTCTCTTCACAAGCACCCTATGTGGGTAAGTAGTGcaaatatctttattttacagataaggaaacagaagtttTTAAGAGTACACAGCTAAAAATGGCAATGCTCAAatcagaatccaggtctcctgtcCAGATACAGTGATCCTTTTAAAATACCACAAAATCCTTGACTTTATATTTTTCACATTATCATTTCAACAAAATGACTGCACATCTCCTGAAAATATGGAAACTTTTCAGTCACTTAAGGAATGTGA from Notamacropus eugenii isolate mMacEug1 chromosome 1, mMacEug1.pri_v2, whole genome shotgun sequence includes these protein-coding regions:
- the AKTIP gene encoding AKT-interacting protein isoform X2 — its product is MTEDLISLLGIHVMNPFWSMSTGSARKRSDGEEKTVTGDLKISPPRTAPKKQLPSIPKNALPITKPTSPAPAAQSTNGTHASYGPFYLEYSLLAEFTLVVKQKLPGVYVQPSYRSALMWFGVIFIRNGLYQDGVFKFTVYIPDNYPDGDCPRLVFDIPVFHPLVDPISGELDVKRAFAKWRRNHNHIWQVLMYARRVFYKIDTTTPLNPEAAVLYEKDVQLFKSKVVESVQLCTTHLFDQPKIEDPYAISFSPWNPSVHDDAREKMLTQKKPEEQHSKNLHVAGLSWVKPGSVQPFSKEEKTVTT
- the AKTIP gene encoding AKT-interacting protein isoform X1, with protein sequence MTEDLISLLGIHVMNPFWSMSTGSARKRSDGEEKTVTGDLKISPPRTAPKKQLPSIPKNALPITKPTSPAPAAQSTNGTHASYGPFYLEYSLLAEFTLVVKQKLPGVYVQPSYRSALMWFGVIFIRNGLYQDGVFKFTVYIPDNYPDGDCPRLVFDIPVFHPLVDPISGELDVKRAFAKWRRNHNHIWQVLMYARRVFYKIDTTTPLNPEAAVLYEKDVQLFKSKVVESVQLCTTHLFDQPKIEDPYAISFSPWNPSVHDDAREKMLTQKKKPEEQHSKNLHVAGLSWVKPGSVQPFSKEEKTVTT